A DNA window from Bdellovibrio sp. BCCA contains the following coding sequences:
- a CDS encoding Spy/CpxP family protein refolding chaperone, which produces MKFSKSLITILAITMLSGIAMARGERDHHKDEFAPMERQFSPEKMKDLGLSSEQISKLKALREAKKEEVKKLREEMKQAKMAFKEAVRTNASKDAISQAYQAMMDKKIQLGKARLENLLAARDVLTDEQRAKLFNKGQ; this is translated from the coding sequence ATGAAGTTCTCTAAGTCTCTTATAACGATTTTAGCAATCACGATGCTTTCTGGAATCGCTATGGCTCGCGGAGAGCGGGATCATCATAAGGACGAATTTGCTCCTATGGAGCGTCAATTCAGTCCTGAGAAGATGAAAGATCTGGGGCTGAGCTCAGAACAGATTTCTAAACTCAAAGCTTTGCGTGAAGCTAAAAAAGAAGAGGTTAAAAAACTTCGTGAGGAAATGAAACAGGCAAAGATGGCTTTTAAAGAGGCCGTAAGAACCAATGCTTCCAAGGATGCTATTTCACAAGCTTATCAAGCGATGATGGATAAAAAGATTCAGCTTGGCAAAGCCCGACTTGAGAACTTGTTGGCGGCAAGAGACGTGTTAACAGATGAGCAACGCGCGAAGCTTTTCAACAAAGGACAATAA
- a CDS encoding pyroglutamyl-peptidase I — MMKTPRILVTGFSPFLGEKINPSEILLEWLKKDFAFQSKVETLLLPVSFAAAASLLESRIAQTSYDYIFMLGQAGGRSKINLERVALNWIETEKPDEDGVTPLQGPIVSGKESALFSTLLVSKFKDQLQEKQLPIAVSLSAGGYVCNYVYYKTLLWLRENKRKSQACFIHVPFLPEQVLDKPDMPSMDLETMKKVLEEILQIALN; from the coding sequence ATGATGAAGACGCCTCGAATTCTTGTTACCGGTTTTTCTCCTTTTCTTGGGGAGAAAATCAATCCAAGTGAAATCCTTCTTGAATGGCTCAAGAAGGATTTTGCCTTTCAAAGCAAAGTTGAAACATTGCTTTTGCCAGTTTCTTTTGCGGCTGCTGCGTCTTTGTTAGAGTCTCGCATTGCGCAGACGTCCTATGATTATATTTTCATGTTGGGACAAGCTGGAGGGCGTTCAAAAATCAATCTTGAACGTGTGGCTCTCAATTGGATCGAAACCGAAAAGCCAGATGAAGATGGTGTGACTCCTTTGCAGGGGCCTATTGTCTCTGGAAAAGAAAGTGCTTTGTTTTCTACCTTGCTTGTATCTAAATTTAAAGACCAGTTGCAAGAAAAGCAGCTCCCTATTGCGGTCTCCCTTAGTGCGGGCGGATATGTCTGCAACTACGTTTATTACAAAACTCTTTTGTGGCTTCGGGAAAATAAAAGAAAAAGCCAAGCTTGCTTTATTCATGTGCCTTTTTTGCCAGAGCAAGTTTTAGATAAGCCAGATATGCCTTCCATGGATTTAGAAACCATGAAGAAAGTCTTGGAAGAAATTCTTCAAATCGCCTTAAATTGA
- a CDS encoding FliG C-terminal domain-containing protein, with product MGMLDRYKKKGGFNQLLQLLETSPMAKREQFLGLIAGESPAWEDALRKRILTIDKVYSWDGQYLVEIFSRVQPLTLANALHGSPQEQVDQLLGCLPPISKRKITDLLAESNPTPAEKSTCISRMLSEVRGFISQGILKLEKIDPDLHVPENIEEVLSAGGFTVPLTYDYDTTKKEAKPAAVGETTDPGAQQEVDFLKRKLNQLASEVNALKHENSVLKDKLTQIKKIA from the coding sequence ATGGGCATGTTAGACAGATACAAAAAAAAGGGCGGCTTCAATCAACTTCTTCAACTTCTTGAGACTTCTCCTATGGCGAAGCGAGAGCAGTTTTTAGGTCTTATCGCAGGGGAAAGTCCCGCGTGGGAGGATGCGCTTCGTAAGCGAATCCTGACGATCGATAAGGTGTATAGTTGGGATGGGCAATATCTCGTAGAAATCTTTTCGCGAGTGCAGCCACTCACGTTGGCGAATGCACTTCATGGCTCTCCACAAGAGCAAGTGGATCAGCTTCTAGGCTGCCTGCCGCCGATTTCTAAACGCAAGATCACAGATCTTTTGGCAGAGTCAAATCCGACCCCCGCAGAGAAGTCGACGTGTATTTCAAGAATGCTTTCTGAGGTGCGCGGGTTTATTTCGCAAGGGATCTTGAAGCTAGAAAAGATTGATCCGGATCTGCATGTTCCTGAGAACATCGAAGAGGTGCTCAGTGCAGGTGGTTTCACGGTGCCTCTGACATATGATTACGATACCACGAAGAAAGAGGCGAAACCGGCTGCCGTTGGTGAGACGACAGATCCGGGCGCGCAGCAAGAAGTGGATTTCTTAAAAAGAAAACTCAATCAACTTGCCTCTGAAGTGAATGCTCTAAAGCACGAAAACTCTGTCTTAAAAGACAAGCTCACTCAGATTAAAAAGATCGCTTAA
- a CDS encoding methylated-DNA--[protein]-cysteine S-methyltransferase: protein MSFYYQIIESPIGDLHAIADDESLWILGHDTNIKALKAKFPEVVKKENEIIADVRKQLKEYFSGKRQDFDVPVTLKGTEFQCQTWKALSKIPYGKTVSYQEQATKLRKPLAVRAVGRTNGLNPISIILPCHRVIAKSGHLTGYAGGLKAKEFLLDLEKRHSD from the coding sequence ATGAGTTTCTATTACCAAATTATTGAAAGTCCTATTGGAGATCTTCACGCCATTGCCGATGATGAAAGTCTTTGGATTCTTGGACATGATACGAATATCAAGGCACTCAAGGCGAAATTTCCTGAGGTCGTAAAAAAAGAAAATGAAATCATCGCGGATGTGCGCAAGCAGCTTAAGGAATATTTTTCCGGCAAGCGCCAAGATTTTGATGTGCCAGTGACTTTGAAGGGAACCGAGTTTCAATGCCAGACCTGGAAGGCCCTTTCAAAAATTCCTTACGGAAAAACGGTGAGCTATCAAGAGCAAGCGACAAAGCTTCGTAAGCCCTTGGCCGTGAGAGCTGTAGGACGCACAAACGGTTTAAATCCGATTTCCATCATCTTGCCTTGCCACAGAGTCATCGCAAAGTCCGGGCACTTAACAGGATATGCAGGCGGATTAAAAGCCAAAGAATTCCTTTTGGACCTTGAAAAGCGCCACTCTGATTAA
- a CDS encoding SDR family oxidoreductase, whose protein sequence is MSTETLLVTGASGHLGKLVLDTLLKGPKRNIIATTRNPEKLNEYAKRGVTIRAADFNDASSLAEAFKGADRLLLISTDAIGSRIAQHKNAVEAAKKAGVKHIIYTSYPHPDKAPAAVAPEHFETEKMIQSSGLSYTFLRNNLYADNLLPALATALSMGAFAGTAGKGKTAYVTREDCANAAAGALSASYTQNTVTDVTGPRAVSYEDIAGIVSEIAGRSLPYIDMPESEFKQALMKSGLPETWADLFVSFDVTAKQGYANQVTSAVLELSGRAPKDIKDFLQENRQNILK, encoded by the coding sequence ATGAGCACAGAGACACTCTTAGTAACAGGCGCTTCAGGACACCTAGGCAAACTGGTCTTAGATACTTTATTAAAAGGCCCAAAAAGAAACATTATTGCGACAACCCGCAATCCAGAAAAACTAAATGAATACGCAAAACGCGGAGTCACTATCCGCGCCGCTGATTTCAATGACGCCTCTTCTCTCGCGGAAGCATTTAAGGGAGCTGACCGCCTTTTGCTCATCAGTACCGATGCAATTGGTTCACGCATTGCTCAACATAAAAACGCAGTTGAGGCTGCAAAAAAAGCCGGAGTGAAACACATTATTTACACGTCTTATCCTCATCCGGACAAAGCTCCTGCTGCGGTCGCTCCAGAGCATTTTGAAACAGAAAAAATGATTCAATCAAGCGGACTCAGTTATACATTTTTAAGAAATAATCTTTATGCAGATAATTTACTTCCGGCCCTCGCCACAGCCTTGAGCATGGGAGCTTTTGCAGGGACCGCAGGAAAAGGAAAAACAGCTTACGTGACCAGAGAAGACTGCGCTAATGCGGCGGCTGGTGCGCTCTCTGCTTCTTATACACAAAACACCGTGACTGATGTCACAGGACCTCGCGCCGTCAGTTACGAAGACATTGCAGGTATTGTCAGTGAAATCGCGGGCCGATCCCTTCCTTACATCGACATGCCAGAGTCTGAGTTCAAACAAGCTTTGATGAAGTCAGGACTTCCTGAAACGTGGGCGGATCTTTTCGTATCCTTTGATGTGACAGCCAAACAAGGCTATGCGAATCAAGTCACTAGTGCTGTTCTGGAACTTTCAGGACGTGCTCCTAAAGATATTAAAGACTTCCTACAAGAAAATCGTCAGAACATTTTAAAATAA
- a CDS encoding sigma-70 family RNA polymerase sigma factor has protein sequence MSLNSEEAFKLFYESHASKVRGLLFRLVGEASLSDLTQETFMKAWEYRERFRGESEASTWLYRIAYNCAVDFLRRSGKARENLQIDLVTDTLEKNISDKEIANLALKSLDIEHRAVAVLFYIEDQPIKDIAVILELPEGTVKSRLNHARNKMSEVLTKKGVKL, from the coding sequence GTGAGTTTAAACTCCGAAGAAGCTTTTAAATTGTTCTACGAGTCCCACGCTTCCAAAGTGCGGGGCCTTCTTTTCCGTTTGGTCGGTGAAGCTTCTTTGAGCGATCTCACGCAAGAAACCTTTATGAAAGCCTGGGAATATCGAGAACGGTTTCGTGGTGAAAGTGAAGCCTCTACGTGGCTTTATCGAATTGCCTATAACTGTGCCGTTGATTTCCTGCGCCGGTCGGGAAAGGCCCGTGAGAATTTACAGATAGATCTAGTTACGGACACATTGGAAAAAAATATTTCTGACAAAGAAATCGCAAATCTGGCTTTAAAGAGTCTTGATATCGAGCACAGGGCCGTTGCTGTTTTATTTTATATTGAAGATCAACCGATCAAAGATATTGCTGTGATATTAGAACTTCCCGAAGGAACGGTGAAGTCGAGATTGAATCATGCACGTAATAAAATGAGCGAAGTCTTAACAAAGAAAGGAGTGAAGTTATGA
- a CDS encoding LysR family transcriptional regulator produces the protein MQLDGIDIFVKVVQAGSFTKAAKLLGMPLTTVSGKVALLEKRLGVTLLHRTTRKLNLTEAGEAYFRRCLRVLDEVEAAEKELTTKRSEPEGTLRITSTIDVGHIILPPIIKEYLKRYPKMRVELVATNRLVDLISEGVDLAIRIGSLKDSTMVARRFLESQASLWASAAYVKKHGLPKHPRDLEKHQCISFSAEKNNNIRLSRQGETQTVAFPSRIVVDDMESTKAFVMQGDGIGLIPQFLCEEEARQGKLIPVLPQWTWGSLSLSFVYPAQRFVAPKVQSFIECALKSLKD, from the coding sequence ATGCAATTAGACGGAATAGATATCTTTGTAAAGGTCGTGCAAGCAGGAAGCTTTACCAAAGCGGCAAAACTCTTAGGAATGCCGCTAACGACGGTGAGTGGGAAGGTCGCACTTTTGGAAAAACGTCTTGGCGTGACCTTGCTTCACCGAACCACTCGAAAACTAAATCTTACAGAAGCGGGGGAAGCGTATTTTCGCCGTTGCCTGCGAGTCTTAGATGAAGTAGAGGCGGCAGAAAAGGAACTCACTACGAAGCGTAGTGAGCCGGAAGGAACTTTGCGCATCACTTCTACGATCGACGTCGGTCATATTATTTTGCCTCCTATCATTAAAGAATATCTTAAACGTTATCCCAAAATGCGTGTCGAACTGGTGGCAACCAATCGCTTGGTGGATTTAATTTCAGAAGGTGTGGACTTAGCGATTCGTATTGGATCTTTGAAGGATTCCACAATGGTCGCTCGAAGATTTTTGGAATCGCAAGCTTCCTTGTGGGCGAGTGCCGCCTATGTGAAAAAGCATGGACTTCCCAAACATCCCCGTGATTTGGAAAAGCACCAGTGTATTAGTTTTTCCGCAGAGAAAAATAACAACATCCGCCTCAGTCGTCAGGGGGAAACGCAAACAGTCGCCTTTCCGAGTCGCATTGTTGTGGATGATATGGAATCCACGAAAGCTTTTGTGATGCAAGGAGACGGCATCGGTCTTATTCCTCAGTTCTTGTGTGAAGAAGAAGCAAGGCAGGGAAAACTTATTCCAGTTCTTCCCCAGTGGACGTGGGGATCGTTGAGTTTGTCTTTTGTGTATCCAGCGCAGCGCTTTGTCGCTCCGAAAGTGCAGTCCTTTATTGAATGCGCGTTGAAATCCTTGAAGGACTAG
- a CDS encoding SDR family NAD(P)-dependent oxidoreductase, producing MASSAKKILTAFGVGFSSAIVASKIRDEFRARTFKGAVVVISGGSRGLGLVLAEKFAKAGASIALLARDEEELHRAQNIIQHRYPETLVHCFVCDCTKPDDIAYTVSDILDEFGKIDVLVNNAGIISSAPIQNATEEDFEESLAIHFWAPYHLIEACRPYLKAGARIINIASIGGLVPVPHRAAYCAGKHALVGYSRTLRAELLRDKIYVTTVSPSVMRTGSIDHATFKGQVEKEYAWFSILASLPGLSTNAERAAQKIVDASKYGKAELMISASTKIATVLQARFPNFFSDIVHLANVVMPGPTDDSDLVVEGKDAHSGISPSVLTALNEKAALRNNEGSIRGEDH from the coding sequence ATGGCCAGCTCAGCAAAAAAAATTTTAACTGCCTTCGGAGTTGGATTTTCCTCTGCCATTGTCGCCTCAAAAATACGTGATGAATTTCGTGCCCGAACTTTTAAAGGAGCCGTCGTTGTCATCTCCGGAGGTTCTCGAGGGCTGGGGTTGGTTCTTGCAGAAAAATTTGCGAAAGCCGGTGCAAGCATTGCCCTCTTAGCTCGTGATGAAGAAGAACTTCATCGTGCTCAAAATATTATTCAGCATCGTTACCCGGAAACTTTAGTGCACTGCTTTGTTTGCGACTGTACTAAACCCGACGACATCGCTTACACGGTGTCAGATATTTTGGATGAATTTGGTAAAATTGATGTGCTTGTGAACAACGCGGGAATCATTTCCTCAGCTCCTATTCAAAATGCCACCGAAGAAGACTTCGAAGAATCTTTGGCGATCCACTTCTGGGCACCTTATCACCTTATTGAAGCTTGCCGTCCTTATCTGAAAGCAGGAGCTCGTATCATCAACATTGCGTCGATTGGCGGGCTTGTTCCCGTTCCTCACCGAGCTGCTTATTGTGCCGGTAAGCATGCACTGGTTGGTTACTCTCGCACTTTGCGAGCGGAACTTCTTCGCGACAAGATTTATGTTACAACAGTCTCACCAAGTGTGATGCGTACGGGTTCTATTGATCACGCGACTTTTAAGGGGCAAGTGGAAAAAGAGTATGCGTGGTTTTCTATATTAGCCTCACTGCCAGGGTTAAGTACCAACGCTGAAAGAGCTGCGCAGAAAATTGTTGATGCCAGTAAGTACGGCAAAGCGGAGTTGATGATTTCAGCTTCTACGAAAATAGCGACGGTCCTTCAAGCGCGTTTTCCTAACTTTTTTTCTGACATTGTTCATTTGGCTAACGTGGTTATGCCAGGGCCGACTGATGATTCGGACTTGGTTGTTGAAGGTAAGGACGCTCATTCCGGAATCTCTCCCTCAGTACTGACGGCTTTGAATGAAAAGGCCGCCCTTCGCAATAACGAAGGATCCATTCGGGGTGAAGATCACTAG
- a CDS encoding OmpA family protein, with the protein MKTLILVALISVGSLANANQQTPTTSALEFSREEAERAPEGLVPFIALGGGYTGYENVSAAEGTPATLKLLGSYYFPASHFVMDLGYGVNNQQFTQSRDTTLDTSRTGGALELAARYRWDSKWQAGIVADQLYEQGKALSADQGDAHFVGLQVLREFNMTPSWLARLGVRAMSLTNNTDGLVPMYLVDLQIGWNPGAYRTSVRQTAANENPVQREPQNVTNLDEESATSEEMANEEVSTPPSRPVAEVQPQSALRNVALSSVLGSGSEIQFNTAKASVSTEDQEKLSKVAKALADNRDLFEKVEIHGYADASGSPAINQRISQQRADSVRNIMRQNGLRSSDVIAKGMGSEDSTGVQASDRRAELVFTGVKDEAKLREVLSQIE; encoded by the coding sequence ATGAAAACACTCATCCTCGTCGCTTTAATCAGTGTTGGGTCCTTAGCTAACGCAAATCAACAAACACCGACGACAAGTGCTCTTGAATTTTCTCGCGAAGAAGCTGAACGTGCTCCAGAAGGCCTTGTTCCGTTCATCGCACTTGGTGGTGGTTACACAGGATATGAAAATGTCAGCGCAGCAGAAGGCACCCCTGCTACCTTAAAACTCTTAGGATCTTACTACTTCCCTGCATCCCATTTTGTTATGGATCTAGGTTACGGTGTGAACAACCAACAATTCACACAAAGTCGGGATACCACACTCGATACCTCGAGAACAGGTGGAGCGTTGGAATTAGCAGCCCGTTATCGCTGGGATAGTAAATGGCAAGCAGGTATAGTTGCGGATCAACTATACGAACAAGGTAAAGCTCTTTCTGCAGATCAGGGAGACGCGCACTTTGTCGGCTTGCAGGTACTTCGTGAATTCAACATGACACCAAGCTGGCTGGCTCGTCTGGGCGTGCGTGCAATGTCACTCACAAACAACACGGACGGATTAGTTCCTATGTATCTCGTTGATTTGCAAATCGGTTGGAATCCAGGAGCTTACAGAACTTCGGTCCGTCAAACAGCAGCGAACGAAAATCCTGTTCAACGTGAACCGCAAAACGTAACGAATTTAGATGAAGAGTCTGCTACATCTGAAGAAATGGCCAATGAAGAAGTTTCAACACCACCTTCTCGTCCTGTCGCTGAGGTTCAGCCACAGTCCGCCCTTCGTAATGTCGCACTTTCCAGCGTTTTAGGTTCAGGCAGTGAAATTCAGTTCAATACAGCAAAAGCTTCTGTTTCCACTGAGGATCAGGAAAAACTATCTAAAGTGGCCAAAGCTTTAGCTGATAATAGAGATCTCTTTGAAAAAGTGGAGATCCACGGGTATGCCGATGCCTCTGGAAGCCCTGCTATCAATCAAAGAATTTCACAACAACGAGCTGATTCCGTTCGCAATATCATGCGCCAAAACGGACTTCGCTCTTCGGATGTTATAGCTAAAGGCATGGGCTCTGAGGATTCTACAGGAGTTCAGGCTTCAGATCGTCGCGCAGAACTTGTGTTCACGGGAGTTAAAGACGAAGCAAAACTTCGTGAAGTACTTTCGCAAATTGAATAA
- a CDS encoding DUF1904 domain-containing protein produces the protein MPHIRMRAVKKDHVRQLSQNLAPELAQVMSTAEDNFTFECIATEFFFQGQATVSYPFVEVLWFARSQEVQDSSARIITDKVKALTGAEDVVVVFQVLEKSSYYENGQHF, from the coding sequence ATGCCACATATTCGCATGCGTGCCGTTAAAAAAGATCATGTGCGTCAGCTCAGCCAAAACTTAGCTCCTGAATTAGCTCAGGTCATGAGTACGGCAGAAGACAATTTTACTTTTGAATGTATTGCGACTGAGTTTTTCTTTCAAGGTCAGGCCACAGTGTCTTATCCATTTGTAGAAGTCCTCTGGTTTGCCCGCTCTCAAGAAGTCCAAGATTCCTCAGCGCGGATTATTACGGACAAGGTCAAAGCCTTAACTGGAGCGGAAGACGTTGTAGTGGTTTTTCAAGTCCTGGAAAAATCATCTTATTACGAAAACGGCCAGCATTTCTAA
- a CDS encoding DNA-3-methyladenine glycosylase 2 family protein, with product MKELSSEDLKKIIKRSDPRYDGHFYFGVKTTGIYCRPVCPAKPKPENILIFKSASEAENAGYRPCLRCRPDAAPGSKILQGTVNSVSRALRIIDETTEDSLNVATLADKVGMTDRHLRRLFDEHLGASPIEILVTKRLHLARQLILQTSNPITDIALAVGFKSIRRFNEAFKTLYRVTPSQVRKESSGENKSELTLSISVRAPFDWQNILSYLTRHETYGVEQVTSDVYVRFIPIEKGAASIRVRYEKKDNALKIETTHLPLLNIRQSIALLKHLFDTEHNPVHLPQSLKMKPQGVRIPGCYDGFEVAVSIILGQLVSTEHAKKKVKDLVLRFGKKISDTEEIYIFPTPQTLSKAKIEELGVTKVKAAAIRSLSEAVLSGEIVLSPMADSEAVRKKLLAIKGIGPWTVEMIAMRCLGDSDAFPANDLIVERAIKNRMIQVEEWASFRAYLVHCLWRDSVSVSKKGKSL from the coding sequence ATGAAAGAGCTTTCCTCAGAAGACTTAAAAAAGATCATCAAAAGAAGTGATCCCCGCTACGATGGACACTTTTATTTTGGCGTAAAAACGACAGGCATTTACTGCCGTCCTGTGTGCCCGGCAAAACCGAAGCCTGAAAATATTTTGATTTTTAAAAGTGCTAGCGAAGCTGAAAATGCGGGATATCGTCCTTGTTTGCGCTGTCGTCCTGATGCGGCTCCTGGCAGTAAAATTCTACAAGGAACTGTGAATAGTGTTTCAAGAGCTTTACGTATTATTGATGAGACGACAGAAGACTCGTTAAACGTGGCAACCCTGGCAGATAAAGTGGGAATGACAGATCGTCATTTACGTCGTCTTTTTGACGAGCATCTGGGCGCTTCTCCCATTGAAATTCTTGTGACAAAACGCCTGCACTTGGCAAGACAGTTGATTTTGCAAACCTCAAATCCCATTACGGATATCGCTTTGGCTGTGGGATTTAAATCCATTCGCCGTTTCAATGAAGCTTTTAAGACTTTATATAGAGTAACGCCGTCACAAGTTAGAAAAGAATCTTCTGGCGAAAATAAATCCGAACTGACTTTGTCTATCTCGGTGCGGGCTCCTTTTGATTGGCAAAATATTCTTTCGTATCTGACTCGTCATGAAACTTATGGAGTGGAACAAGTCACCTCAGATGTTTATGTGCGATTTATTCCTATCGAGAAAGGTGCAGCCTCAATTCGTGTGCGCTATGAGAAAAAAGACAATGCTCTTAAAATTGAGACAACTCATCTTCCGTTACTGAATATACGCCAGAGTATCGCTTTGTTAAAACATCTTTTCGACACCGAGCACAACCCGGTGCATTTGCCTCAGTCTTTGAAGATGAAGCCTCAAGGTGTTCGTATTCCGGGATGCTACGATGGATTTGAAGTGGCCGTTTCTATTATTTTGGGTCAGCTTGTTTCTACGGAGCATGCTAAGAAGAAAGTGAAAGACTTAGTTTTGCGCTTTGGAAAAAAGATCAGCGATACGGAAGAAATTTATATATTTCCGACGCCGCAAACACTGAGCAAAGCAAAGATTGAAGAGTTGGGAGTGACGAAAGTGAAAGCCGCCGCCATTCGCAGCTTGAGTGAAGCTGTTTTAAGCGGGGAGATCGTATTATCTCCCATGGCGGATTCTGAAGCTGTCAGAAAAAAACTTTTAGCTATTAAAGGTATCGGCCCTTGGACAGTCGAGATGATTGCGATGCGATGCCTTGGAGATTCGGATGCCTTTCCGGCCAACGATCTTATTGTGGAAAGAGCGATTAAAAATAGAATGATTCAAGTGGAAGAGTGGGCGTCTTTTCGTGCGTACCTTGTTCATTGCCTTTGGCGGGATTCCGTATCCGTTTCTAAGAAAGGAAAATCTTTATGA
- a CDS encoding NAD(P)/FAD-dependent oxidoreductase produces MQKKEVDILVVGAGIIGTAVGAELSRRGAKVCVIDKGQVGKGCSYGNAGWMTPCFAMPLPMPGMLIKSMKWLLDPESPLYIKPSFSLDLASWLFQFMKAMNETQAKRAVDALVVLSQKSLTEYEKLGQKYPEIHFQQKGLLMVSQTKSGVAAAVEELNYVKNLGVPGKVLNSDDIQEMEPALKAPLLGGVYFSHEAMAEPFLVVQAFAKEIRAHGGEILEQCELKDLVVSGDKVEKVLTSQGEIHAKQVVMATGSWSKSLARIMRLRVPVLGGKGYAMIVPPLEKQPQYPMMLVEKKIAITPRQNSLRIAGTLELVDQDFSITPQRVENIKKGAREFLHLPQELQVQELWAGLRPCTPDGVPLIGYHKNISNLMLALGHQMLGLQSGAGTGLLVSDLLEGKSPFVDLKVLDVNRF; encoded by the coding sequence ATGCAAAAAAAAGAAGTCGATATCTTGGTAGTAGGCGCTGGCATTATTGGTACGGCGGTGGGTGCGGAACTTTCTCGTCGTGGCGCCAAAGTTTGTGTAATTGATAAAGGACAAGTTGGGAAAGGCTGCTCTTACGGAAACGCAGGATGGATGACGCCTTGTTTTGCGATGCCTTTACCGATGCCGGGAATGTTGATCAAATCCATGAAGTGGCTTTTGGATCCGGAAAGTCCTCTTTATATCAAACCTTCGTTTTCTTTGGATCTCGCTTCGTGGCTTTTTCAATTTATGAAGGCTATGAATGAAACTCAGGCAAAACGCGCAGTGGATGCGCTGGTTGTTCTTTCGCAAAAAAGTTTGACGGAATATGAAAAGCTTGGACAAAAATATCCAGAGATTCACTTTCAGCAAAAAGGTCTTTTGATGGTGAGTCAGACAAAATCTGGCGTCGCTGCGGCTGTTGAAGAATTGAACTACGTTAAAAATCTTGGCGTTCCTGGAAAAGTTTTAAACTCCGACGATATTCAAGAAATGGAACCGGCCTTGAAGGCTCCTTTGTTAGGTGGCGTTTATTTTTCTCACGAAGCCATGGCAGAGCCCTTTTTAGTTGTGCAGGCTTTTGCAAAAGAAATTCGTGCTCACGGTGGAGAGATTCTTGAACAATGTGAATTGAAAGATCTTGTGGTCTCCGGAGACAAGGTCGAAAAGGTTCTGACTTCACAAGGAGAAATTCACGCTAAACAAGTCGTGATGGCAACCGGAAGCTGGTCGAAATCTTTAGCACGCATCATGCGTCTCCGCGTTCCCGTTCTAGGTGGAAAAGGTTACGCAATGATCGTTCCGCCTTTAGAAAAACAGCCGCAGTATCCCATGATGCTGGTTGAAAAGAAAATCGCCATCACTCCCCGACAGAATTCTTTACGCATTGCTGGAACTCTAGAATTGGTTGACCAAGATTTTTCTATCACGCCGCAAAGAGTGGAAAATATCAAAAAAGGTGCGAGAGAGTTTTTGCATCTTCCTCAAGAACTTCAGGTTCAAGAATTGTGGGCCGGACTTCGCCCCTGCACTCCTGATGGAGTGCCTTTGATTGGTTATCACAAAAATATTTCGAACTTAATGCTCGCTTTAGGACATCAGATGTTGGGTCTGCAAAGTGGAGCAGGAACGGGCCTGCTTGTCTCGGATCTTCTTGAGGGCAAGTCGCCGTTTGTGGATCTGAAAGTTTTGGATGTGAATCGTTTTTAA
- a CDS encoding YihY/virulence factor BrkB family protein encodes MNWLFQRLKSINYKRLSSKIGEDDILEMSASLAFYTALSLAPLLVLLLTFISLINESFQEQLLLQIQGLIGSEASKLIREIAKNVDKQPKVRDLAGVLGLVTLLLSAGAIFGDLRHSLNRIFQVTLEQKSEKGGSFVTGVWGFLKEKLFSMGMVLTFVFISIVSLMVSSVLSLYLKGSDQVVGQVVNFIVSLCIFWILFSTIYFFIPQRDVSKKVAATSGLITAILFSIGKTLIGLYLGQSAAASLYGAAGSFIVLLMWVYYSSAIIYFSAELAHEINNKETKS; translated from the coding sequence ATGAATTGGTTGTTCCAACGTCTTAAGTCCATAAACTACAAACGGCTTTCTTCAAAGATTGGCGAGGATGACATTTTAGAGATGTCAGCTTCTTTGGCGTTTTACACAGCATTGTCTCTTGCGCCTCTCTTGGTTCTTCTTTTGACGTTTATTTCACTGATTAACGAAAGCTTTCAAGAACAGCTTCTTTTACAGATTCAAGGTCTGATCGGAAGCGAAGCCAGTAAACTCATTCGAGAGATTGCCAAGAATGTGGATAAGCAACCGAAAGTTCGGGATCTGGCCGGAGTTCTCGGTCTTGTCACTTTGCTCTTATCCGCTGGAGCTATTTTCGGAGATCTTCGTCATTCCTTAAATAGAATTTTTCAAGTGACTCTAGAGCAAAAATCAGAAAAGGGAGGATCATTTGTGACGGGGGTTTGGGGATTTCTAAAAGAAAAACTTTTTAGTATGGGAATGGTTTTAACATTCGTTTTTATTTCTATTGTTTCTTTGATGGTATCGTCGGTCTTGTCTCTTTATCTGAAAGGCAGTGATCAGGTTGTTGGACAAGTTGTTAACTTTATTGTTTCGCTCTGTATTTTTTGGATTTTATTTTCAACAATTTATTTTTTCATTCCGCAAAGAGATGTCAGTAAAAAAGTGGCGGCGACATCGGGGCTTATTACGGCGATTTTGTTTTCAATCGGAAAAACATTGATAGGTCTTTACCTTGGCCAGAGCGCAGCGGCTTCTTTGTATGGGGCCGCCGGCTCTTTCATTGTTTTACTGATGTGGGTCTACTATTCCTCTGCCATTATTTATTTCAGCGCAGAACTTGCGCATGAAATTAACAATAAAGAGACGAAATCTTAG